The following is a genomic window from Ptiloglossa arizonensis isolate GNS036 chromosome 11, iyPtiAriz1_principal, whole genome shotgun sequence.
AGTGACTAGGCAAGAACTGCAGGTATGGATCTCCTTCGAGCATTGACAATTCACACAAATACtataaaattgtaaatgaagattaaaatattaaatatgtcaATATTGTAACacagaaaatatatttgcttaccattgctaaaaattttattttttctggaAGATTGTTACTAATACAATATTCCATAAGGAATGCAAGTGGTGTGGGAACAGTTAGATCCAAAGACAAAATCCTCAAAATTAAATGTTCCATACGAAGTACCTGTTTTTTTGTATATGTGTCATCTGTAATATACACAAATTCTCCAACATCTGGTGGAtaaatttcttcgtatttcctataaaattaatacaaataatgTAACCATTGCATTAAATGAAATATAACCATCTGCTATGATTACAAAAACAATTGTAAATTGTATATCAATATACATTAAAAAACTTACGCAGCAATAAACATGGCAGCTGTACCAACAAGTTGTAATTTTGCTCTTACAACACTCATGTATGATAGAAAGCGGTCTATATAGGAAACAGCTAAATAAAGTGTCTCAGTTTGTAACCGGTATTCTTCAGCAACTTCAACAAGCCAATCTACTAATATTGACCTCATTGAATATGTTATATCAGGTTGTTTTTTCATGTACCCTGGTTTTGGTCTATGTTGTGTCTAGAAAAAATGATCCCTTTACCAAAGCAATATGTTAACATGAATTAAGTacttaaaagaaagaaacaaagcatTGAACttcattataaataaatgatcAATATGTACCTCTGCTTcacgtaaataattatatatatcagCCCTATATTCATTCACATCAAAAAAATTCATTCTCATTTCCTTAATGGAGTCTCTCCTTCTTTGAAGCTCTTTTTTTGAGGAAGACGAGTAAGGAAGAGATTTTTCCAAAGACATTGGACTGTCATGTGAAAAAATTActtcattttgtttcttttgattTACCTCTTGAATAGCATTACAAAATGTTGGTAAATTTGAGACATTTATAGGATTCACTTCTAACCTTGGCTTCTCTCTTTCAGATTTGACAtcttgtttttctttcgtttcctttttgtcCTTTGTATCTCTAAGTACAACAGAAGTTTCTTCTTCTAACTTATCTTCATAGATTTTAAATATAACttcctctttcttttcttcatagattttgaaaGGCTCAAATTGTGTGGGTATAACTGCTTTTGTCTTTGGATACTTCTCATCTTTATAAATTTcctgtgaaaataaatataatcagTTAATTAGCATGATACAAATAATTCTTTCACTGTGTTACTTTtatgatataataaaaaattggaCAACTTTTAATAGCATTTTTTACACGATTTTGTAGATATTCACTATACTtgcataataataaaaataggaaATGTCGATTTTGtgaatagaaaatttaaaaaaaaaaatacgcgggAGGAAAGATGTAAAAAATATAGTATACGTACTGTTTTTGGATTACGATTACAGTTATTGTGAAGAATACCCAGAACTGCACGTTTCGTTGGTTGCAGTATTTGACTTTGAAGGGGCACGGTAATATTGTCTTTGCCGCGACGAATATCGGCAATACGATTTTCTTGATCCTCGTGTACTCTAATCGTGGCCATTATTTAGGTTTCAATTTTCTACCaacaatgtatatataaattcagtatttcttctttctaagttgttatttcttcttttagacACTACGCATGCCCTCTTCTTATTATAACGAAGTGTATTTACCGTCCGTACATGGCAGACAAATTTCGAAGCTCCAAGCAACCCAACAAACTTCAGTTGCCGTTTGATTTCAAACAAATGTAACTTTAACAGCTGGCGATACGTTAGAAGCGTTGCTCGAATAGACCAATGAGAGAAGCATGTCTTTTATGAATCGCCAGAACACCAATCAGGTGAGTGACGTAATTTGTGTTCTTAAAAGTATCCTTGAGTAAAGGCGGATATACAGTAAAGacagtatttatttaataaaaaaaaaaacatatcttaAATACAAAAACATTATCactttttattgttatttttattttcgctaaaatgaaaagaaatttttttgtgTATGTATTTTCATCATAGGAGGTTTTTCGTGCAATGTATTAGATACAATTTAATTTCTCAGAAATTGTTATGTATaactagaaaattattttttattttttgaagaTTTATTCATCTTTAAGGAATAGAGTGACATTtctcattttttaatataatataatacaaattttttagtagtcttttaaaaaagtaatattatacatatatatataataacaaGTAATACAAATTTACCGGAGACACATTTTCGTATCttacattgttaaaaatatacgaTAAGAAATGCCCTTCTTTGGAAGAACAGTGAGGTGAAATAAAAACATCGAAACTAACATATTGtgaattacaattatttaattacattttttacataatttacatcatatatttgtaaatattcattAATTTCTTTCTACTGATgttactttgaatattttataacaCTGTTTGAGTTAGTTACTGCGACAAGTACATGCAAAACAAGTTCTTTTCGTAAAATGAAGtatagaaaacaaaaaatttaaataccattttatttaaaaaaatagagaaattgCCATGCCCACTTTTTGAGGGAGGTACAGCAAGAGTACCATCACTGTCATATAAAAAGCGCCATTCAGATCTAacatataaaaaacaaaaagagttttatttttacttactAGTGTTTAAGAAACTAACTCGTAGTAATGGTTTTCATGAAATTCTTCATTGAACTGTTAGTTAAATTTACTGGATACGTAGAACAAAAGTATGCATGATatattacaatacgaatttaatAACGAAATTTCCATGATTAAGGAAGAATAGCATATttgacaaattttattaaattgctgCTTACaacattattatatatatatatatgtatgaatgcaatttgtttaaaattttgtattttattcttaaatttatttgtaaattaaaataataaaaattgtaatgtaaATCTATTTACtaattgcaaaaattatagCTACTTTATTTTCTGtaggtattttttaataatatgatTTTAAAAAATGCTATAATTGTCACAGAATCgtacaaattattatttgtcATCGGTACATTTGTTCACAAAATACATTTCATTTTAGAGGGCGCAAAAAATTCGTTATATACCGAAATTTCAAATTGGTCTCAATAACTTGAAATTGGTAGTTTGTGGTGATAAAATCAAGCTCATTAGTACAGTTTATCGTGTACCAAGTTTATTTGCACACAGAATCGTAATGTTTTTACAATATCCACATCAACACTTAACATTGCGATTTGGTTtttaataagaatttgtcgcaaCAGAACTGATTAGTATAAAACTTCTGTACACAATTACGTATTTCACGCATAAACAGTGCGTGAAGTTACCATTTTAACCTCGAAAAAAGGCTTCGCGTTCGGCGGTACATCGATCGTCGACTGATTAAAGAAGCAAAAGTGATTCAATAGGGTTTACAAAAAAGATAAATATGAGTCCGTTAAATCGAGGACCTTTGTTAGGACCTAGAGTTCCACCAGCTGGTATACGGCCTCCTCCACTTCCAAGATTTGGCGGCAGACTTCCTGGTTTACCTCCAAGAATGCCATTACTTCCCATGAGTCCGGTTTTTGGTCCCATGCGACAAAGATTACCGCCTCCACCACGACCAGGTGGAGCAAGTCGACCCAGTGGACCGATGCCACTATTTGGTCCAAGAGTTAGGGGCATGGCTCCTATGGTTCCACCAATGGGTTTGCGAGGTGCAGGACCTAGAGGACCACCAATGAGGCCATGGTCCAGAAGAGGATTACCACCTCAAATTTTACCCCATATGAGACCACGATTTTCAATAGGAAATGGCAATGTTAAAGGCAAAGCAATGAATAACGTGAAAAAAGTGAGCAAACTCGAAGTAAGGATAAAAGTTTTTTGGTATTTATGAAATATGAACTCAATTATAATTTCGTTGTTCCACTATAATTGactatataataaaaattatatgtttTATCTTGTTcatatttaatttgtttattatttactCTATTTGTTAGTTAGTTTAAGAATATTTAAGTTTTATGCTAAATtacttgaatttttcttttgtaatacATATcttcataatattttattcaatttattctcttgcaaatgataattaaaatattatagaattttataattattttttaaagcaaTTTATCATTACATTTGTTAACAATGGttacatatttttgaaaaattttaaaaacacaAGTTCTGTTACACAAATTCTGATTGAGAGACATTATGATTATTTAGGAGTTAGAACTAAAGAAGCCATGGATGACCGATGAAATTCGTAatgaaatacaaaagaaaaacaaactttATGCTAAAGCAAAAAAGAACAAAGATGCAAAAGAGTGGGAGGAGTTTAAGGATTTACGGAACAAAGTAACAAGAATGATCAGAGATGCTAAAAATGATTATCTTGCAAAACATCCAGAAcaggtattttttttatttaatttttatgcaCATAGTACAAATTAAGGTTTCATTTTATTGAACTAACAATTTCCtgaataaacaatatttttcttactaatcagtaattttatatttctcttttatttaaaacatatttatGAAGTAGatagaaaatacaatttctaGTGTAATATTGGGAAAGATATTAATATAAAAgtgtatgaaataaaaaattagcaatttttctaattataaaagttgcaattttgattgtttcattatttatttataattaacttTGAATTATTAGAATATaaagattaataatttatatacataattTTACATCTTTTTATATCTTAAGAAATTATgtaatacaattaaaaatacaacACCATTTATAATGTCATATTTGCATAAAAGGTATCTATTACTATTGTATTTTTTTGTGAACCCTAACACTTTTATTGAATAGTAAATTTAGATCCATTTaatcaataatttttaaacaaaatgaaTAGAATATATTCCAATAACTTTAatgaatgtttaaaatattttctatcgtactattattattgttattaatttaaaatgtattttattgtaATGAGAAACAGACCACCCTGTATAAATAAGTAAAAAGTCATTATACATGCTTCTCATGTAATTAATATCTTCTCCTTAAATTATTCTATTACTTGTCAATAGTAATGTAACAATTAAGGACTATATTTGGTGAATTCTGTATCATAAGTTAAATAATACACACCCTTCATTTCTTTTAGCAATTTGCagtaagtatttaaaaatattttctacactttaagaatattatgattatttttataatgtttttatttatatcttACATGTTATATATTTAAGTCTTTAAAAAATACTTTATGTGAAGCTAGGAATTATGTTTATAATTTGTACATACTAAGTAATTAAGCAATTTAAATCAATAAACGAGTAAAGAAGTATAACAAacagtaaatataaaatttgttctgttctttcAAGTTACTTATGTTTCCTAGTTAATTTgtcaattttgtaattatatttatttattatttaatcattttaagtTAAGCtcttttaataatataaaattaatattattatcaagTTTAAAGTTTGTATAGTATAATCTATATACAAAGTATATATTATTTGTACCATTACATTTAATTGGCACTGTATAATTAATTACATTGTATTCCAATCATAGTTGACAAATTGCTTTGATTACAGGGTGGTCAAAAAACTGACGATAAGAATACGATTGAATCCGAGGGTGTTCAGAAAACTGAGAATGCGACTGAGCAATCAGAGCAAATGGAGCAAACGGAGGAGATGCAGCCTTCCAGCGAACAGGCACAGTCTTAAGCTTCAGGCTACTCCTCCTATAAAGAATTGAACAGTTGAAACACAAGTATTCTGTTTTCAAACTTCAGAAcgatttgattgtttcttattttaaagTGCAGTATGTTGAAAACActcttaaaatatttgtatcattttgaattggaaaatttgtattatCCGCTTTTTGTCATTTGTAAAATATCATTACATTTCAATATAAGTTCTCTCTTAGCATTTATAATATAAGTGCATGCTATTAAACTATTATGATAAACTACTTTGAAACATAGagtttaatatttgaataacagatattctatcatttcttgtaatacttatacaaaaattaaattgttcTTTTCTCTTAATTCATTGGCACACGACTtatgaatgtaaaattttgtatatttcttattttacatACTTTCATGATAGTGTTAGATATCTATAatttcttttctcaaaatatATAAGGCCTGGTCTCTAATAGTTTCTATTTTATAAAGTTCTTTAATTGCTGTTTGGTCAGTATACAGTGCTGCGAGCTATAACATTccttattacaaattttataaaagcaGATCTTCAAGTCATTCTTTGATacatttattgaaatatattctgTAATACGTACAGTTAGATTTGTTTGatagattaaaattaaatgtttTCTATATAGCTTGTGGCTCTGTatcaaaaaattacaatttttgtaattgtttgTTATTATGTGTCGTAGTATtgagtatattttattaatttgaataatagATGACTTTCACAAAACATAAATTCAgaacaaaataaatttgtaattaagATGAGTATTGTAAGAATAAATcgtatttctataagttctaaATCTGGTGTCCCCAATTACTCTATGAACCACTAAGAAAAGTAATTACGTATATGCGTCGAATAATCGTTCTGAAATATGAAAATGATCTCTTTAGATTTTCTGTGTCAAGTAATTTTCAAACAGATACTATTTTCCTGCAATTTTTATGcattataatacattttttatgatGTAGTGTAAAATGAACATGTGCTAGTTTTAATCAGTATCATACAATAAGTAAATTTGTTGAATTTACATTAttagatatattattttattctaaaaAAACTTACATATAGAATTCAGTGTCTATTTTAAGATATAAGATATCTTTAATGATATCTTTTATTGTAGAACTGGAATATTTATATAGTTCTTAAATTATACCTACTACATTTTGCACAATATATATAGTGTTTGTCATaaactattttttcaaacaattataaaaataaccgaataataataatttacttaGAAAATGGACGGAAAATCTGTGTTTGTAATACTTTTATAAACTTAAAAACTGAATTTCTGAATACCCTGGAAAACACCATTGTGTAATATATAAttcattgtattatataacaacACAAATAATCAAtgtttacatatatatttatgtgtACACATAGACACTTTTTAATCTGAATCTTActttaaaaaattctgaaaaaataCTTCTATAATTCTACAAATATTGGAATACGTATTATATTTGTTCATGAAAACTTCGATTTTGAagagaagaatttaaaaaaaattatattatctaTTGACATATTTATGCAAAatatctttgtaaaaaaaatacttagtGTAttagttttatattatttaagatATTTAAATTGTGGAATTATCATAtcataaacaaaataaattattttgaaaaatgtattattccTTAAcagttaaatatataatttatatattgtgtaacatcaataaatattatgataCTTTAAGGAATAAAGGTATGATCCAGAAATTGTCAAAAATGAATGAAGTATCAAGTATTGTTAGTTATTTTCAGTAATAATTATGCACTAAGAAGTATTTTTACACTGAATTTAAGTAtgaataatgtataaaaatatttgaagtaaCCATTTTTAGGCTCATCTTTATCCAAGTGATGAAGAAGCATATGATCAAAGAGATGAAAGGTATGCCAGTTCAGAAGATGAGTCGTACTATTGTGAGATATGTGACAGAGATTTTCTAACAGAGGATACTCTATCAGAACATAAGTTGGAACATAAAGTCTGTGGTATTGATGGATGTACCTTTTCTGCTCATCCATTACTTATTGAGAAACATATTTCTATGCAGCACAGTACTGGTTTATATCATAGAATAAAAAATGTGTCAACTCCTGAAGATATAGAAAAATGGCTGATGGAGCGAAAAAAGTAAgagttatataatataataaatataaaaaacacaTGACATacataatgtataataataataaaactggATAGGAAATGTTTATTTGCAACAATATCAATTGAAATTCGCTCAATAAAAAGTTATGACATTTTACTGTTATTTCCTGAATGGACATGAGCTGGTTTTATTAAAAGcccgatttaaaaaattcaattacttccCGAATAATTACTTAAagtgtttaataaatttgaCGTATCTCAAAAACAGTTTATATTGTGCAAGCGCGATTAATTTTTCAGTAATCTGTAAGAAATGAATCAAAAGAAGTTTTTTTCTACAACTATAATTTTCTATATAGCAGTATTCTTCTGCAActgattataaattataattttatatgaaGTATGGGTAATTCAGCTAGtaaaagttaaaaataataatgattgattttttatgatATTTCAGAAAATACCCTACGAAAGCTAATATTGACTTACGAAAGGCAGAagaagtggaaaaaatacaaagaggagaaataattaaacaaacgcAAAACATTAcgaagcgaaaaaaaaagaaagtattgcGACTTCATAATCGCAAACGAACAACGCAAAAACGATCTATACAAATATTTAGCGATACTTTAcagcaaaaaaaaatatatagaggTTTACAGGAATTTTCTGGAACATGTAAGCACTTAATCATTATTTACTTAATTCTAAAAGTAAGTTTTCTATACAGACAAACTTTTTAGTAAATTTACAAGAAGTAGATTTGCAAACAGATCAATCTAATAATGAAATTAGTGGAACTATGAATGAGGaaaacattaattttatttccgatGAAGAAGAAACGCTAGTTACATTAAcagaaccaataattactacctCTTACATACCGAATTTAGTAGCAAATTATGGAAGTGCTTCTGAAGAAAGTAAGtataaatgtaaatgtaaatgttccatgtatttataataatattatttttaggtGATGGTCCAGAAGAGGTACCtattaaaaaagtaaaaacAGATAATGATGatgtaaaaatagaagaaaatgaaatcaaaacagaaaatatattaggtaaaaatgtaattgttaataatgCATTTTCAAACTCAAACGTACAGCAATGTTCTAATTTAAAGTTGGCAGCAAGTTCATTTTCCGGAAATATAAactttaaatgtaaaaataaacaaatcattgaattaaatcgatATTCAAAAGATAAAGAAccgaaaaaaattataaataagaaaCAACCACATACGTCGCAGTTATTGGAAAAATTACTTTCACGATCTATTCAAcatgaaagaaatttaatttgtcaATGTGTAAAATATATAGTAGACAATAATTTCTTTGATTAATGATACCCAAATTTATAGTCAAAATGAATATTGTTATATTattaaacaataatatattattaaacagATTTaaaaaactaagaaattgttaactACCTCATTTTTATACAATGTTTCttaatataagaaaaataaatagtgcaaaatataattattgatttatttgttttattagtAATgcctaaaattattttttacattggTTAGATTTTAAAAGAATgtcttttcctctttttcgaTTGCTTTTTTTGAACTTCTAAAGCAATGTCATCTTCTGATATTCTTTTTTCACTGCTTTTCACAGATATtagatttttacttttttttccagATAGTGCATCCTTCCAATCAGTTTCTGATCCTTTGATAGTATATTGTTCCAAGTTTTCCTCTTTTAGTTTCTTTAATTCAGCTTTCTGTTTTGCTTTTAGATCCTAAaagttatattaaataaaaaatcagatATAATTCTGTttagattaaaaaaaatattgtatattttaacaTTATGTTTTGGATAGTACAAGTCTTATATATAATAAAGATTACTGAACCTTAGCTGCAGTTTCTAGTTCATCATGCAAACTTTGTCCGTGAATAGGAttgaattgaatattttcattatttgagTCTTTTTTCATCATAGTAGTTTCAATAAAATTCTCTGCAATTTTGTTCAGATATTGTATAAATTTACGTATAACACGATTGAATAAACCAAGTAATTGCGATGACGGCAAATCCAATTCTTCTGCTAATTTATCGACAGTTTTGTGTTGCAGGCCTAATGCTAATAGAATAGCCTGAAAGTGAatgaaaacattattttttgaATACATATGCTGAAActctaaatttaaattaaatttttaaattattaattttattgtaatcATAACAATTCTTACCGATTGTACTGGTGATAAATGATTGTTACCCAtcatgtttaaaaaatataagcgCGCCAACGGCGGCAATAGATCCATTACTAAATGATAATCTGCCATGTTGTTACCATACATAGCTAAACGTTTTAGATCATAGGAAGTAAAATATACATCCAATACATCTTTTGTTAGagctaaaaaaaacaaaaacaaacaaacaattaTAACAACAAATACTTTAGTCGAGCACATTAAAGGAAACATTATTAAAGATATACTAACTAGTAGTCTCTGCTGTAATTGCTTTATTGATTAATATGCCCAAAGCCAATGAAGATGAATATGTATTAAATGCAAAGGAAAGTAAAGTTATGAATCGTCGTCGAAAATCATTCCAGTATGATTGTAGCCACCTAACATCATCTTGTtcagaatttattttatataacattATACACGAGTGTTCACCCGTTATGTCATTTGGCGTTTGCctaaagaaatcaattttgagAAAGGCgacatttttgttcattttatagaaataataataagaaacaaTACCGACCTTAAATATACGGGTACGAATCCAGATCGTTTCCaaaattttaaaagtaattCAGTAATGCCAAAAGATACGCCCAAATAATCTAAATTTTCTGGACGTCTTTCAGTTAGTTTTAGAAGCAATGGTGGCAGGGAGGTTCGGGGCTCtgaaaaaagaacaaatataATGCTATCACAATAAAAGAGAATTAACTTTTAGCATATGGTATAATAAATGCATTTACCAATCATTTCTTCCAACAAATTAACTTCTTCATCTTGAACTTTTGATATTTCTGTTATGGGTACTTCTAGTGACGCTTCGCTGATgttaaacattttcatttcatagTATTGCTTCAATAATTCTAATGCACGGGTGCCATATCCCATCTACAATCGACGTTTGTTAAGTACAAATAACACCttttaatgttaaaattaaaatatatttacgccATGATAATCAGGATGTGTTGCGATGCGGATGATACGTGCTCCTGCTAATGCAGGAAAATCTTGATCTTGATATTGTTGTGCTATCGTCCATGGTATGAGATCACCAGCTGCTCTATGTCCTCGTACGAGTCCATTGTTTATAGTATTTTTACTCACTTCACCTTCTAAGCAAATCTATGTATCATAAAAACATTAGAACTGTAAAAATACTgaagttatttaaatttatatatgtatatatttatagttATCACTAGATCGTACATACTTGAATGACTACTAATATTTCTGGCAATGTTTTCTTATTTGGATCTATTGGGCCCAAAAGACAAAATAAATGATGTGCTGGTGCATCAGACATCATTTGCAAATCATTTGGACTATTCTAAAACATTTTCAAgacttaatattttttttagtcATACAAAAAAATACCCAGAATATTTACCTTGTAATGTGAAGCAACATATAGTGCCACTAgtctttgtaaaaataattcagaTGCTTTATGGTAAGAGAACAATGTATCTCtagaaagaaaagaatgtaaaataacgaaagataaaatactataaaaaaaaagtatctatTCATATTTAATATAAAGAAATTAAACACCTATTTATGTAATATAGTTGACACATGTCAGGAGGTGGGCATCCGGTTAGTAGCATATTTGTTGAAGCATTTAAGCATAATAAATCACATAACCACTGTTCCACAGAGTCTCCTGGGTTATAGCGAATAGATTCGTCCAGAGTAAGTTCATGTAACTGCCTTCCAATGACAGTTTTTTCAGTTTGTTGTTTATCATGTTTCTCATGACTATTTGAATTAACACTTTGACTTCTTAATTGTTGCAATAGTTTTAAAGATAAAGATCTACCTGTTCCTTCATATCTGTTAAAGGTTAAGTGTAAATTATGTAAGTataagaatgaaaatattttataaattaattaagaaaaatgattaataatcaaacaataaattaaagaataaaatgttacttttacCCATTGATAGTTGAtgcaagaaatattaaataaggGCCAAGCATAGCTTTCACATAAGGAAGAGGTATTGCAGCAGCCTCATCAATCACAAGTAGTTCAGCTTGATTTAATTTATGTGCATCAGTAGGATGAATATACTAAGGAAAATTAGTTTATTTTTACTAATATCTGTATGTGTTTATTTCAATGAACATTAAAAGTATACCTGAATTGTTTGTCTGTGATTTCGAAAGACATTTACACGTACAGTAGCTTTATTAAATTCAGGATTTGTAGACTGTACTAGTCCATAATCAAGATGTTCTTGATATCCTAATGCATCAAAACCTAAAAGAATGTAAGAATTTACTGcattaaattacaatatttcaatatattatattatttatttaataatcaaTTTACCTTTAAAAACAAACTCAAACAGGGTATTTAAATTCTCTGGGCTAGGacttgaaatataaatatttgaataattaaatgttACAGCACCAGCAATAGCTAAACCTAAGGCTGCAGATTTTCCACGTCCCCTAGCAGCAGTTAAAGAAACAGTTGATCTTAATGTTTTTTCTGATAtacattcgataaattttagAAGCGCTTTTgcctaaaaattatattttatttatgttttaCTATCTTATACTGAATACAAAAACTTAACTAATATAATTACAATACCATTAGCCCTATGTATTTTATATAGCAAACCTGATCAATTGTCTTGCAACAATTAACAAGTGAAGAAATAGGTTGTGTGTCATGCAAACTTTCTTTTAGTGCatctaa
Proteins encoded in this region:
- the LOC143152666 gene encoding FMR1-interacting protein NUFIP1 isoform X3, with protein sequence MSPLNRGPLLGPRVPPAGIRPPPLPRFGGRLPGLPPRMPLLPMSPVFGPMRQRLPPPPRPGGASRPSGPMPLFGPRVRGMAPMVPPMGLRGAGPRGPPMRPWSRRGLPPQILPHMRPRFSIGNGNVKGKAMNNVKKVSKLEELELKKPWMTDEIRNEIQKKNKLYAKAKKNKDAKEWEEFKDLRNKVTRMIRDAKNDYLAKHPEQAHLYPSDEEAYDQRDERYASSEDESYYCEICDRDFLTEDTLSEHKLEHKVCGIDGCTFSAHPLLIEKHISMQHSTGLYHRIKNVSTPEDIEKWLMERKKKYPTKANIDLRKAEEVEKIQRGEIIKQTQNITKRKKKKVLRLHNRKRTTQKRSIQIFSDTLQQKKIYRGLQEFSGTYQSNNEISGTMNEENINFISDEEETLVTLTEPIITTSYIPNLVANYGSASEESDGPEEVPIKKVKTDNDDVKIEENEIKTENILGKNVIVNNAFSNSNVQQCSNLKLAASSFSGNINFKCKNKQIIELNRYSKDKEPKKIINKKQPHTSQLLEKLLSRSIQHERNLICQCVKYIVDNNFFD
- the LOC143152666 gene encoding FMR1-interacting protein NUFIP1 isoform X2 translates to MSPLNRGPLLGPRVPPAGIRPPPLPRFGGRLPGLPPRMPLLPMSPVFGPMRQRLPPPPRPGGASRPSGPMPLFGPRVRGMAPMVPPMGLRGAGPRGPPMRPWSRRGLPPQILPHMRPRFSIGNGNVKGKAMNNVKKVSKLEELELKKPWMTDEIRNEIQKKNKLYAKAKKNKDAKEWEEFKDLRNKVTRMIRDAKNDYLAKHPEQAHLYPSDEEAYDQRDERYASSEDESYYCEICDRDFLTEDTLSEHKLEHKVCGIDGCTFSAHPLLIEKHISMQHSTGLYHRIKNVSTPEDIEKWLMERKKKYPTKANIDLRKAEEVEKIQRGEIIKQTQNITKRKKKKVLRLHNRKRTTQKRSIQIFSDTLQQKKIYRGLQEFSGTYLQTDQSNNEISGTMNEENINFISDEEETLVTLTEPIITTSYIPNLVANYGSASEESDGPEEVPIKKVKTDNDDVKIEENEIKTENILGKNVIVNNAFSNSNVQQCSNLKLAASSFSGNINFKCKNKQIIELNRYSKDKEPKKIINKKQPHTSQLLEKLLSRSIQHERNLICQCVKYIVDNNFFD
- the LOC143152666 gene encoding FMR1-interacting protein NUFIP1 isoform X1 gives rise to the protein MSPLNRGPLLGPRVPPAGIRPPPLPRFGGRLPGLPPRMPLLPMSPVFGPMRQRLPPPPRPGGASRPSGPMPLFGPRVRGMAPMVPPMGLRGAGPRGPPMRPWSRRGLPPQILPHMRPRFSIGNGNVKGKAMNNVKKVSKLEELELKKPWMTDEIRNEIQKKNKLYAKAKKNKDAKEWEEFKDLRNKVTRMIRDAKNDYLAKHPEQAHLYPSDEEAYDQRDERYASSEDESYYCEICDRDFLTEDTLSEHKLEHKVCGIDGCTFSAHPLLIEKHISMQHSTGLYHRIKNVSTPEDIEKWLMERKKKYPTKANIDLRKAEEVEKIQRGEIIKQTQNITKRKKKKVLRLHNRKRTTQKRSIQIFSDTLQQKKIYRGLQEFSGTLNLQEVDLQTDQSNNEISGTMNEENINFISDEEETLVTLTEPIITTSYIPNLVANYGSASEESDGPEEVPIKKVKTDNDDVKIEENEIKTENILGKNVIVNNAFSNSNVQQCSNLKLAASSFSGNINFKCKNKQIIELNRYSKDKEPKKIINKKQPHTSQLLEKLLSRSIQHERNLICQCVKYIVDNNFFD
- the Cyca gene encoding cyclin A — encoded protein: MATIRVHEDQENRIADIRRGKDNITVPLQSQILQPTKRAVLGILHNNCNRNPKTEIYKDEKYPKTKAVIPTQFEPFKIYEEKKEEVIFKIYEDKLEEETSVVLRDTKDKKETKEKQDVKSEREKPRLEVNPINVSNLPTFCNAIQEVNQKKQNEVIFSHDSPMSLEKSLPYSSSSKKELQRRRDSIKEMRMNFFDVNEYRADIYNYLREAETQHRPKPGYMKKQPDITYSMRSILVDWLVEVAEEYRLQTETLYLAVSYIDRFLSYMSVVRAKLQLVGTAAMFIAAKYEEIYPPDVGEFVYITDDTYTKKQVLRMEHLILRILSLDLTVPTPLAFLMEYCISNNLPEKIKFLAMYLCELSMLEGDPYLQFLPSHLAASAVALARHTLLEEMWPHELELSTGYRLKDLRECIICLNKTFCNALNIQQQAIQDKYKNSKYGHVALLLPRRIDHITLTSEDEEENA